A genomic region of Chitinophagales bacterium contains the following coding sequences:
- a CDS encoding sugar phosphate nucleotidyltransferase produces the protein MSDLLRKAVIPIAGFGIRMLPLSKAVPKELLPINGLPVVHHVVAEAVASGCEQILFISRPGKRAVENYFREDPALEKILAEKGQLHLLESLIELRSRFELKVIDQEKQNGLGDAIACAKDFVGNDHFAVLLGDAILYSDEHSVLSQMLDVHKQHHASVIAVEEVPMEKVSKYGIVGGLHMDSKLVDVNKLVEKPSPEDSPSNLAVAARYILSPAIFDYLEKTGKGKGGELQISDALHKMAQSHKIMALKFAGKRLDIGNPKDFLEANNYLHATRNRKNAEL, from the coding sequence ATGAGCGATCTACTTCGAAAAGCAGTTATCCCCATTGCCGGTTTTGGCATAAGAATGCTCCCATTAAGCAAAGCAGTTCCTAAGGAATTGCTCCCCATAAACGGACTTCCTGTTGTGCATCATGTAGTTGCAGAAGCCGTAGCTTCGGGTTGTGAGCAAATCCTTTTCATCAGCAGGCCGGGCAAAAGGGCCGTTGAAAATTACTTCAGGGAAGATCCCGCATTGGAAAAGATACTTGCTGAAAAAGGACAGCTCCATTTACTTGAATCATTGATTGAGCTCCGCAGTAGGTTTGAGCTTAAAGTGATTGACCAGGAAAAACAAAACGGGTTGGGCGATGCCATTGCCTGTGCAAAGGATTTTGTGGGAAACGATCATTTTGCCGTATTGCTGGGCGATGCCATTTTGTACAGCGATGAACATTCTGTTTTAAGCCAAATGCTCGATGTTCACAAGCAACACCATGCATCGGTAATTGCAGTGGAAGAGGTGCCAATGGAAAAAGTCAGTAAGTATGGAATAGTGGGCGGACTCCACATGGACAGCAAACTTGTAGATGTAAACAAGCTGGTAGAAAAACCTTCACCTGAAGACAGCCCCTCAAACCTTGCTGTAGCTGCGAGGTATATTTTATCCCCTGCCATTTTTGACTATTTAGAAAAAACAGGAAAAGGGAAAGGCGGAGAATTACAAATCAGTGATGCATTGCACAAAATGGCGCAATCCCATAAAATAATGGCCTTGAAATTCGCTGGAAAAAGACTGGATATTGGCAATCCCAAAGATTTTCTCGAGGCCAATAATTATTTGCACGCTACAAGAAACAGAAA